In Terriglobales bacterium, a single window of DNA contains:
- a CDS encoding CPBP family glutamic-type intramembrane protease has product MVLILPYALAMIPDNVSSKLPPLYILIPLQVAQGAIFLGVLTLAGLFFANRTGLGAPILEAWLDGEKSWTRLKPILLPSVLVGTIGTLVILALEFLVFQPAIRHQDPAAAAALSLWNQPAAWKGLLASFFGGIDEEIELRLFALSLLVWLGGFTFRRPDGRPAATAFWIANILAALLFGLGHLPAYSLLAPLTPLVVARAIVLNGLLGLAFGYLYWTRGFESAVLAHFSADLLLHVILAL; this is encoded by the coding sequence ATGGTTCTGATCCTCCCCTACGCGCTGGCCATGATCCCAGACAACGTCTCGTCCAAGTTGCCTCCTTTGTACATCCTGATCCCTTTGCAGGTAGCGCAGGGCGCGATCTTCCTCGGGGTGCTGACGCTTGCGGGGCTGTTCTTTGCAAATCGCACTGGTCTGGGCGCGCCGATCCTCGAGGCGTGGTTGGATGGGGAGAAGTCTTGGACACGGTTGAAGCCGATCCTGCTTCCCAGCGTTCTGGTCGGTACGATCGGCACCCTAGTGATCCTTGCCTTGGAATTTCTGGTTTTTCAACCGGCCATCCGGCACCAGGACCCCGCTGCGGCTGCCGCGCTCAGCCTGTGGAACCAGCCGGCGGCCTGGAAGGGATTGCTCGCTTCCTTTTTTGGAGGCATCGACGAAGAGATCGAGTTGCGCCTGTTTGCTCTCAGTCTCTTGGTCTGGCTGGGAGGCTTCACTTTCAGGAGACCGGACGGGCGTCCGGCCGCGACTGCATTCTGGATCGCCAACATTCTTGCGGCGCTTCTGTTCGGATTGGGCCACTTGCCGGCTTATTCTTTGCTGGCGCCGCTGACTCCGCTGGTCGTTGCTCGCGCTATCGTGCTCAACGGCCTTCTGGGCTTGGCGTTTGGATACCTCTACTGGACGCGAGGATTTGAATCCGCGGTGCTTGCACACTTCTCCGCTGATCTCTTGCTCCACGTCATCCTGGCCCTATAG
- a CDS encoding response regulator: MPLKILLADDSMTAQKMGLKILVDAGHEVIAVSNGAAAVKKIASEKPNLIVLDVYMPGYTGLEVCERVRASQETAKIPVLLTLGKMETGAFKPEDATRVKADGVIIKPFEATDLLAAVKKIEEKLAAPAPEEAKDYETTVKLNTAEMFKQDSSYQEWQVAAPEHKDEEPEEAPAKAKLEVPTDMAGAAAFGDMLGDEPVEARAAALEAAAGAAATPTQYATAPSVSVEPVAPPMAGEPAGIALDFAPNTQKYEAPASAPPSKDPEVEPTSGWGAAKVEHATDPHFEPTVSQEKIDVSAHAKDPALVTDAAEMASAFVTKFGVDNPEPVVVGVAAEAGIDGLYADGAAPAEAANDEQVTADVTESVARMKEAEAAAKQAEAATPAADDEFEKRVAAAMSSGYQEPAGASVTVEVPAPVAEAAPAAVEAAPAAAEAAPAAVEAAPAAVEAAPAAPSWAAQEASVAEHEATMSLDQEMLKAFSAAVPPDPEPLAPAPEPVAVAQPEPAPAPAPVNAPDLELAKEMAKAVAPDAGPGTIAMAAAAAASATGGSIDPARLAEAIHRALDKLKPELIAHIAKELDQK; this comes from the coding sequence GTGCCTCTAAAGATTCTGCTTGCTGACGACAGCATGACAGCCCAGAAAATGGGCCTGAAGATCCTCGTCGACGCCGGCCATGAAGTGATCGCCGTCTCCAACGGCGCGGCCGCGGTGAAGAAGATCGCCTCCGAAAAACCGAACCTCATCGTGCTCGACGTGTACATGCCGGGCTACACCGGGCTGGAAGTGTGCGAGCGAGTGCGGGCGTCGCAGGAAACGGCGAAGATCCCGGTGCTGCTGACGCTGGGGAAGATGGAGACGGGGGCGTTCAAGCCCGAGGACGCGACGCGGGTAAAGGCCGACGGCGTGATCATCAAGCCGTTCGAGGCGACGGACCTGCTGGCGGCAGTGAAGAAGATCGAAGAGAAGCTGGCGGCTCCGGCGCCGGAAGAGGCGAAGGACTACGAGACGACCGTCAAGCTGAACACGGCGGAGATGTTCAAGCAGGACTCCAGCTACCAGGAGTGGCAGGTGGCGGCGCCGGAGCATAAGGATGAGGAGCCGGAAGAGGCTCCGGCGAAGGCGAAGCTGGAGGTCCCGACCGACATGGCGGGAGCGGCGGCGTTCGGCGACATGCTGGGCGACGAACCGGTGGAAGCGCGCGCGGCCGCGCTGGAAGCGGCAGCGGGGGCAGCGGCGACGCCGACGCAATACGCCACGGCGCCGAGCGTCTCGGTGGAGCCGGTGGCGCCGCCGATGGCGGGGGAGCCGGCGGGGATCGCGCTGGACTTCGCGCCCAACACGCAGAAGTACGAGGCGCCGGCGAGCGCGCCGCCGTCCAAAGATCCCGAGGTCGAGCCGACTTCGGGTTGGGGCGCGGCGAAGGTGGAGCACGCGACCGATCCGCATTTCGAGCCGACCGTCAGCCAGGAAAAGATCGACGTGAGCGCGCACGCCAAGGATCCGGCGCTGGTGACCGACGCCGCCGAGATGGCGAGCGCGTTCGTCACCAAGTTCGGCGTGGATAATCCCGAGCCCGTCGTGGTGGGCGTGGCGGCGGAGGCGGGCATCGACGGGCTGTACGCGGACGGCGCGGCGCCGGCCGAGGCCGCGAACGATGAGCAGGTCACCGCCGACGTGACCGAGAGCGTCGCGCGGATGAAGGAAGCCGAAGCGGCGGCGAAGCAGGCCGAGGCGGCGACGCCGGCAGCGGACGACGAGTTCGAGAAGCGCGTGGCGGCGGCCATGAGCAGCGGATACCAGGAGCCGGCAGGAGCGTCGGTGACGGTGGAAGTGCCGGCGCCGGTCGCGGAAGCTGCGCCCGCGGCGGTGGAAGCTGCGCCCGCAGCGGCGGAAGCTGCGCCGGCGGCGGTGGAAGCTGCGCCCGCGGCGGTGGAAGCTGCGCCCGCGGCGCCGAGCTGGGCCGCGCAGGAAGCGTCGGTGGCGGAGCACGAAGCCACGATGTCGCTCGACCAGGAGATGCTGAAGGCGTTCTCGGCGGCGGTGCCGCCGGATCCCGAGCCGCTCGCGCCCGCGCCGGAACCGGTGGCGGTCGCACAGCCAGAACCCGCGCCCGCACCTGCGCCGGTGAACGCGCCCGACCTGGAGCTGGCGAAGGAGATGGCCAAGGCGGTGGCGCCGGACGCTGGTCCGGGGACCATCGCGATGGCGGCCGCGGCGGCAGCGTCGGCGACGGGCGGGTCGATCGACCCGGCCCGGCTGGCGGAGGCCATCCACCGCGCGCTCGACAAGCTCAAGCCGGAGCTGATCGCGCACATCGCGAAGGAGCTGGACCAGAAGTAA